One genomic window of Magnolia sinica isolate HGM2019 chromosome 3, MsV1, whole genome shotgun sequence includes the following:
- the LOC131238849 gene encoding ankyrin repeat-containing protein At2g01680-like has protein sequence MDPKLRGDRAARHHPLDEPHHLQEIIDYALVALETPLNVALLQGHVVTASEILNQNPALSHEPNRSGSYPLHVASARGYEQIVQKLLEIDPSLCLLRDKEGRTPLHLAALNGQTGVLGKLYPIHAKQKKLRKSLAGRQADEEEPILHLCVKHNQLEAAKFFLKEEEDSKNNACKKDKRLITTKDCNGNTVLHLAAAREDSQASFLSFILLFFNFLSWGLTFLFQMLGFLLGKIKVKDDLNATNNYGYTALDISKDSSNDKIINDMIKAKGGVSNKIGGKWNPFIRNSWDNWYMKEEVWANEMHNTLMVVATLIVAVTFQGAINPPGGVWQDPESSNSISPSPSPMPSSHVASLTTGTTIHDNTNNQAFRSFMHTSYSTQPGTAIHNNVNFTGFKIFMYFDMIAFAASLSIILSLVSGFPLRRQSTTWVLVFTMWAALSSMAMAFVFGTKIIIGCDNVLKKMPYILYSWLGAMVLVFLFHCIILVVRLWGEIKKPWVYLWDKLQQTRDATEGKKDKEAEGCCWP, from the exons ATGGATCCGAAGCTTCGTGGAGATCGAGCTGCCCGCCATCATCCCCTCGATGAACCGCACCACCTCCAGGAAATCATCGATTATGCCCTTGTCGCCCTAGAGACTCCCTTGAACGTAGCATTGCTACAAGGGCACGTCGTGACTGCTTCCGAGATCCTAAATCAGAATCCGGCACTCTCACACGAACCTAACAGAAGCGGGTCTTACCCTTTGCATGTGGCTTCGGCCAGAGGCTACGAACAGATAGTGCAGAAGTTGTTGGAGATCGATCCTTCTCTCTGTCTCCTCCGTGACAAGGAAGGAAGAACTCCTCTTCATTTAGCTGCTTTGAATGGCCAAACTGGTGTGCTGGGGAAACTCTATCCAATTCACGCCAAGCAGAAAAAGCTCCGTAAGTCACTTGCTGGACGTCAGGCTGATGAAGAAGAGCCGATTCTACACCTCTGCGTGAAGCATAACCAGCTTGAGGCCGCCAAGTTTTTTCTGAAAGAAGAAGAGGATTCTAAGAACAACGCCTGCAAGAAAGATAAGAGGCTTATAACAACCAAGGACTGCAACGGAAACACAGTGTTGCACCTCGCTGCGGCTAGAGAAGATTCTCAGGcatcctttctttctttcattctcctcttctttaattttctttccTGGGGC CTCACTTTTCTCTTTCAGATGTTGGGGTTTCTGCTTGGGAAGATCAAAGTCAAGGATGATTTGAACGCAACAAATAACTATGGCTACACCGCCTTAGATATCTCAAAAGATTCTTCCAATGACAAAATAATCAATGACATGATTAAAGCAAAAGGAGGTGTAAGCAACAAAATTGGAGGGAAATGGAACCCGTTCATACGGAATAGCTGGGACAATTGGTACATGAAAGAAGAAGTCTGGGCAAATGAGATGCACAATACATTGATGGTGGTGGCGACACTGATTGTAGCAGTCACATTCCAGGGTGCAATCAACCCTCCTGGAGGCGTCTGGCAGGATCCAGAATCTTCGAATTCAATCTCTCCATCGCCATCTCCCATGCCTTCCTCACATGTTGCTTCTCTTACAACTGGAACAACGATTCATGATAACACCAACAATCAAGCATTCCGATCGTTTATGCACACATCTTACTCTACGCAGCCTGGGACGGCCATTCATAATAATGTGAACTTTACTGGGTTCAAAATATTCATGTATTTCGACATGATCGCGTTCGCTGCATCGCTGTCTATCATTCTATCCCTGGTGAGTGGGTTTCCACTTAGGCGCCAGTCTACAACTTGGGTGTTGGTCTTCACCATGTGGGCCGCATTGTCCTCTATGGCTATGGCTTTTGTGTTTGGCACCAAAATAATCATCGGTTGTGACAACGTCCTTAAAAAAATGCCTTATATTCTATATAGCTGGTTGGGAGCCATGGTCCTAGTTTTCTTATTCCACTGTATCATCCTTGTAGTCCGTTTATGGGGTGAAATCAAGAAGCCTTGGGTCTACCTGTGGGATAAGCTCCAACAGACCAGGGACGCGACCGAGGGGAAGAAGGACAAGGAGGCGGAGGGTTGTTGCTGGCCATGA